The Kogia breviceps isolate mKogBre1 chromosome 8, mKogBre1 haplotype 1, whole genome shotgun sequence DNA window TGAAAATCTTTTTCAGAACTTGGTGTGTCACGctacaacatttttttaaaatatatatttatttttggctgcgttgggtcttcgttgctgtgcgtgggcttctcactgcggtggcttctcttgttgcggagcacaggctctaggcacgcaggcttcagtagctgtggctcgaaggctctagggcgcaggctcagtagttgtggcgcacgggcttagctgctccgcggcacgtgggatcttcccggaccggggctcgaacccgtgtctcctgcattggcaggcggattcttaaccactgcgccaccagggaagcccactacagGTTTTTATAACCCTCAGAGACAACATGTGCAAGTAATGAAATTACCTGTTATCTGCTATTTCCTTCATTCGTTTCCTGCCCCTGCTCTGTGCCATGCTGACACTAGCAGCCCCAAAGTGAAAGACGTCCGCAAGTCACTTTTGCCAGGCTGGCACTTTTGTCCCTGGGACCTGCTGAGGTTGCCGGGACCTCCTTCTAGCCCTGGCAGAATGCAGGGCTGTGTGCCCTTGGAGAAACACCTCCCACTGACCTGAGAAAGATGAAGATGGCCTTCCGGTAAGACACGCGATCAATTTGCTCGTAGTAATCTAGGAATGGCTTGATGGCATCAATGACCCCGGGGTGCAATTTATCCATCTCGTCAAATATGAACACGGAGCTCGCGCATGCACTCACGTTACCCCGAATCCACCTCTGTAACTGGTCCTAGACCAaccataaaagaagaaacaggatGCAGGGACTCAAAAAGATATGCCCAGGGGAGCAGAGGCACCCCAGGGTTCCTCACgcttaggaaggtgaaaaatcaGAGCTCTCTGGGCTTTAACAAAGAAAAACCGCACCCTAACCTCCACTCACTGGCTGAGAGCTTTTCCATATCTTCATCTATAAGAAGTGGAAACTGGCAGAGAGATAGGTGCTAGAGTGCAATAAGTGTTTTCCTAACTCAAATGACATGCCAAATGTGACTTTTTTAAGGTAGCGGGGTCTAAGATACATGAATATTGATCATTTCGCTGTTAACCAACCCGTAATTTTCATCTCCCTGTGGCTGGGAATCTCACGTTAATTTTACCAGACATACTGAGGAATAAGAAACTAGACTAAGACCGGCACAGCGTCCCAAGACCAGTGCCTTTTACTGGTGCAGTGAACAAAGCTGCTGACCTAGATGACATTTCACGAAAAGCGTGTGTTCCTGTATTTCTAGGGATTTATGACAGAATTTGGTAAATAAGAAAATCATTCTCTTTTTGGTAGTCTTCCCTGTCTTACAGTTTATGTGGCAAATATCCACTTTCACTTTCTTGTTCAGTTTCTATTCCTTATTTCAGTCCCCACCTAACAGTAGGAACAGTAACTTTCACAAGGACGTCCATTTAAATGAGAGCCCTACTGGACGACTAAACACAGCAAATGCCAAGAATGTGAAAGGCGGGAGGAACAAAGGAAGTAAACGCTGTTGAGGAGAAACAAAATCCTCCCGGTCTCCACTGCTAACTGCAGAGGCCAAGCTGAAGCTGCATCATAGGAGGAGGCTTAAATGAAGTCGTGCCCAAGCAAATCGTGTGACCTGCTCCACGTAACCAAGGGCTGTGATGGGGATACTGAACGTACTCACTGCGCAACACAGCTACCCTGCGGACTGGGAGTCAGGAGATTTGAGTCCCAGTTTCTGATTTGCACAAAAGTTCTAAGGAGCAAGGCGCCTTGCCGCTCTTGGCTCCACCTTTTAATGGAAATAACATCACCTACCCAGCTGTACTATTTTGGAATCagcgagagaaaaaaaaaaaaagttgcaggaGAGCTCTGCAAATGGCAAAGGGTTACCAGGGTGGGGGAAGTGTGCAGGGGCCTGGGGCTACTAGAGTGCAaaggaaagaagcagaggccggAGGCAGGGAGCAGGTCGCCCGGACGGGTCTCCAAGAGGCCAGGGGACAGGATAATAGAATTCCTTGCCTGGTACAGTTTTATGTGCTGCTCGTGAGGGAAGTGCAGGGTCGACACAAACAGGTGGACAAAGTTGCTCTTGAGACCTTTGGGGTGAAGATTTTCAGCCACGATTTGGCTGACAAAATTCTTGCCCGTGCCAGCCCAGCCATGTAAGGAAAGAGTCAGTGGTTTCTTgggatttttgttgttcttgaaGCCAGTCAGCGCCTTGAGAATCACCTCTGTGGCCAGATGCTGCCCAAAGAGCTTCTCCTCCAAATTCAGCTTGAGGGCTGCAGCAGCCAGCCcgggaacagagagaaaaatacacattaaacGTCCACCAGAAAAGCAGCACTCTCCCCAGCTGGCCAAAGTGAGAGGCACAGGTTAGCAAGTGGTCCAGCAGGGTCTCTGCCAAACCCCAGGGTTAGCGCTGAGGCAGAACCACACGGGCTGCAGTCACACGACGCCACTTTCAAGGAAATGGACCACAGAAGGAACCTAAAGGTGTGCGTTCATCCAAGGACTGGCCCTCTCTTGACTCAGCTGCTTGCTATTTCCCCAGCCACCCCTTCCGTCTTGTAAGAAAACCGAGGGCCAAATGTGGGCTTTCTGGGGCAGACGCTGCACATCTGAAAACTACTTAACAGGGGTGACATGGCGCCGAAGGGCTGCTGCTTTCAGTTTCTTCTTACTGTCATCCCAAGGAATCCAAACTTTTAGAAAGGAACTTGGGGGCAGGGCGCCACGATCCGGAGAAGCTGTCTCCGAAGACACGGCTTCCGAGGCTGGAGTCCGGGCCGaggccccacccctcctccttcccaccccacctcagGGTAAGCGCGGGGTGCCCGGCGCTGACGCCCGCGGGGGGCTGGCCCCCGCGCCCCTCGAGCGCCTCCGGCGCAGACCCGCCGTACCCGACACGTTGAGCGGCTGCTCTTCTCGGCAGCACTCGGCGAAGCGGCAGTACAGGTCCGTGTACGACAGGTAGCCGGTGAGGGCCGACGCGGCCCCGATGGCGATGCCCAAGCTGATAGGCTCGAACGCCGCCGCCACGTGGGCCGCCAGCAGCAGCCGCAGCGCCGCGGCGACACAGAACAGCCCAGCCGGGTGCATCGCCCAGCTCGCAGCCAGCCACTGCCGCTGCTAGGGCTACCCGCGCGACCGAGCGTGGGGACGAACTTCCGGTCCGTGCGTCGCCTCCGCCCCGCAGGCCCCCCCCGTGGGAGGGCCTTGTTGGTGAGGGGCGTGGCTCTGCGCCACCATCTTTGTGAGAGCCACGGAAAGGGGCGGTGACTCTCTCAGCTTCCGGTGAAACGCACGGCTAGGTTTTACGGTTTCCTTTTCGTAAGAGCTTCTCAGATCCTCCACACTTTGCTTTCTCATCCCTCCCTTCACTTCCCCTGGAGCTACTGTGAGCGTTTCTCGtctccccaccctgcctgccTTCCTGAAACACCTGCAGAGTGCTCTGGGGTGCCTGGCCCCAGGCTGAACACTGGGGCTACACCAAGGCAGACGTGCCCCTGTGCACAGTCAAACCCAGAAGCGCATTCTCTCATTGAGCATGCCACAAGGCAGGCCCCTTGCTGGATgctgggagacagcagggaaggagATGGGGTTGCCCGCCCCCGCCGCGAGCTTCTAGGCTCTGGGGGAGGCAGTCAGTGGGCAAGGGCCAATAGTGAGCGGCCAGAGAAGCACCGAGGCCGTGGAGCAGAGAACGCTCTCAGTCCGAACTGAGAATTAAAGGAGTTAGCCAAGCCAAAATTGAGGAGTGGGATGTTCTACGCAGAGAACAGAATATGCAGGATGTGCCGTTTGGGGAACTGAAAGTATTTCACACGGCGGAGGCTGGGGAGAATGAGGATGGAGAGCTAGGCAGACACCGGAAGGGGAAGGCTTCTGTTTGGGGGGCAAGAGGGAGCCGCAGAAGGTTTCACACAGGGAATGACATGGCCAGATCAAAGATCACGATGGCTGCTGGGTTGGTTCAGGTAACGCTGGCCCAGGCTTTGCCAAAGTTGGTTGAGTTCCCTCATCAGCCAGTGTTATCAACCAATATTTAACCAACACTGGCCGTGTGAGATCCAGTGCCGTATGCTGGGGGTGAAGCAGGgcacaggggaattccctggcggtccagggttaggactcctcgcttgCACTGCAGGGAGTACGGGTTCCGGGCCCCGGTCAGggtactaagatcctgcatgccacagcacagccaaaaacatttttttaataaataaataaataaagcagggcATAGGATCAGgcacagtctctgccctcacagagccGTCAGTCTAGTGAAGGAGACAAATGGGCAAACGGACTGTTCATGACCAGCTCGGTCAGTGCTGTGATGTGGTTGGTATGCACAGAGGAGGCGCCTCACCCGATGGGCAGGTCGGGGAAGGCTCTCCTCCTCCATGTCTCCGTTTTGACCTGAAGCACGGGTAAAAATTCCCCAAGGGGATTGGGGCAA harbors:
- the LOC131761342 gene encoding torsin-1B, coding for MHPAGLFCVAAALRLLLAAHVAAAFEPISLGIAIGAASALTGYLSYTDLYCRFAECCREEQPLNVSALKLNLEEKLFGQHLATEVILKALTGFKNNKNPKKPLTLSLHGWAGTGKNFVSQIVAENLHPKGLKSNFVHLFVSTLHFPHEQHIKLYQDQLQRWIRGNVSACASSVFIFDEMDKLHPGVIDAIKPFLDYYEQIDRVSYRKAIFIFLSNAGGDLITKTALDFWRAGRKREDIQLKDLEPVLSVGVFNNKHSGLWHSGLIDRNLIDYFIPFLPLEYSHVKMCVRAEMKARGSAVDEDVVTRVAEEMTFFPKDEKIYSDKGCKAVQSRLDFH